From Halanaerobium saccharolyticum subsp. saccharolyticum DSM 6643:
TTTCCCAAAAAGCAGCTGCCGGAAAGATATCATTTTTTAACATTTGTATAATTTCAGTATCAATTTCTCTATCATTAGCTTTAAAAGTGACTAATGAATCAGTGAAATCTTTTAAACTGGATAAGTCATAAGCATAATCAAAATGAGAAATAAACATCTTTTTGCTGCTTAATTTCCAGCTGTTTTCTCCTTCTAGAAAATCAACTTTTATTTCCTGACCAACCTGAGCATTTATAAGATGCTGTACATCAGGATCAGTATCTTCTAATTGATAATCAACATTTAAATTATAATCTGCTGGATCAATCTTGTTTTTTATAATTAATATATTTGTTTCTGCATTATCTTTATTTAAGGTACAGAGCATTGCTTTATTCATAAAATCCCCCTATTATAAATTTCAGTTATTTAATAATTAATTTTTTTAAATCATATTAGATTTGTAATATTCTTATTAATTTTTGATATAAATTAAAGATTAACTAAATTAAAGATTAACTAAATTTAAGACAAGTTAAATTAAAGACAAGCTAAATTAAAAACTAGTGTAAATTACCATCCCGATGAACTACATCATAAGCAAATAGTGCATAAGCAATTTCTGCAGTACTGTAATCAGTTTCAGCAGCCATTTTTCTAACTATTTTTGCTATTTTTAGATAATCATCTGCTTTAAAACTTTCTTTTTCTTTTTCGAAATAATTCAGGTTGTAGAGGGTGGCCCAGACTCTAGTATCAATAACACAATGTTTTTGAGAATCTAAAGAAGTTAAAATAGCAGAGGCTGTTGGAATTCCAATTCCCATTAAACTTGTATATAATGCTAAACGACAGAAATCATTTTCAATATTATAAGCTACTTCAGTTACTTTTTCTATCCTGCCTTCAGGATTTCTTTTCACATGATAAGAACTGCGGGTCGAGTTTAAATGAGCCAGCTGATATAATTCAGCCTTAGTTAAATAACCTTTACTGTGATATTTCTCACCTATTTTCATTAATTCTTCTGGAAAAAGTCCAGTTGTCTGATCATATTCTTTTAAATATTTTTCAAAATCTATTTTTTGAATTTTCATCACCCTAAATTAAGATAATAGTGTTTGTTCAACCAGTTTATTTAAATTATCTGATTTTTTAATACACATAAATTATTATATCATAAATTTTCTGTTAAAGAAAAATACCGCGTTTTTTAAGATTCTAAGCATCAGCAGTGATAATCAGAATCATTAATTTTTAGATAAATATGTAATTTATTTAATAATGTAACCAAAAATACAATATTGAAAATAGTTATCATTGTTATTGTATAATAAAGAATTATGTGGTAAAATTAATTTAACAGTTAATTATGAATATTAAGAAGGAGGAAATTTTAATGAAAAAAAGCATTTTCAAATCAAAAGTTTCTATTGTTATCTCAGTGATATTGGTTTTAGCTTTCCTTATTTCCTTATCTCCAGTTATTCTAGCTGATGGACACCTCAAAGGTGGTCCAGATGTTTTAGATGTTGCTCTTGAAGCAGATGATTTTAACACATTAGTTACAGCAGTTATTGAAGCTGATTTAGTTGCGGCTCTAAAAGGCGATGGCCCATTTACAGTTTTTGCACCTACAGATGCGGCTTTTGCAGCATTACCTGATGGTGTTTTAGAAAGTCTCTTAAATAATAAAGATCAGTTAGCAAATGTACTATTATATCATGTAGTATCTGGCAAAGTAATGGCCAAAGATGTTGTAGGAATGGATGGTGCCATGGTTGATACACTCCTTGGTGAAAAAATTGTAATAAATATAAAAAACGGTATGGTTTATATTAATGATGCACAGGTTACAGTTACTGATATTGAAGCCAGCAATGGAGTAATTCATGTTATTGATACAGTATTAGTTCCTTAAATTAAATAAAATTTAATGTTAAATAAGCAAACCGCAGATTTAGAATATACTTCTACTGCGGTTTATTTTTTTACTATTCGTATTTTCTGGCTACTGCAACTATGATAACACCATAGGCAATACCAGCTAAAAATGAGATATGATCATTCATCCCTGTTGAAAGATAAAAAGCTAAAGAAACAATTAAACCTAAAAATCCACCTTTAAATAAAGCTGTAATTCCAGCATCCATTTTAGTTAAGCCTATTAGAATACCCATAATTAATCTGTTATACCATAGAGCAAACAAATAAAGTTCATTGCCAACATAACCCATTCTAATTCCACCACCAATAATACAGATGACTCCCAGTAGTGCACCACTGACAATTGAGACCTTTAATTTTTTTGTCATAGCTAGCTCTCCTCTTTTTTTGCTTTTTAATCAAATTTTGATAAAATTAAATTAATCAATAAATACTATTTATCTATCTAAGATAATCAATTTAAAATAATCAATAATAAAATCAATAATAAAATCTTTCAATTTTAACTAACTTTTAATTTTCACTAAGTATATCATATAAGGAGTTGTTATTATGAGTTTAAAAAATGAAACAATGAAACTTAAAAACTGGGCTGTTGTTGGTGCCACTACTAAAAAAAATAGATTTGGCTATAAAATTGTTAAAAAACTAAAACAAAACGACTATAATGTCTTTCCAGTTAACCCTAAATTTGAAGAGGTTGCTGATCTTAAATGCTATCCTGACCTAAGTTCTATCGAAAACGATATTGATGTTGTTGATATGGTTGTCAACCCAAAAAGTGGAATTAAAGTAATGGAAGAAATAAGTAAGCTAGGAATTAAATATGTCTGGCTGCAGCCGGGAACACGAAGTCAGGAAATTAGAGACTTTGCAGCTGAAAATAATATAGAATTAATTGAAGACTGTATATACGCCAGCTTATAACAAATGTTCCTATTATTATATTTCAATATTTTTTAAAAAAATCCTTTAGCTTATTTTTCTGCATACGACTTTTTAGTCAAAAACATTAAATTGCCAAATTTTTTAACTTCAAAATCTAAAGTTTTATCTTCAGCTGCTTAATTTTTCAACAATCTTTATATTTTTAAAAGCTGAGTATCCCCAAACATTAAATTCGATTTTGGCGATGCCAGTTTGTTTAGGAATTAAAGTCCCATAATTATTTATTTTTAATAGTTCTGGCTTTAGAGATTTATATTCACCCTCTAAGGCAGTAATCTTAAAAGAACTGTCGAAAGTTAAGACGGGATTAAGTCTAATTTGAGGGCCATTAAGTGATATTTCTTCTCTTCCAATAAGCTCAACAGTTTCAATTTCTCCAATTTCTCCAAAAAAGTATAATAAGGGAGAATGAACACGTTTAGCCCAGGCTGATTCACTATGAACAGCATCGGGAGCCTGATAATAAACTAGGTCTAAGTCATAATTATTTTTTATATTTTTAATCTCGGCAATAACATCTTCTGTAAAAGACATAAATCTTCCCTCAGCATCACCTGTATCAAGCCAAATTTTAGATTTCAAGCCCGGATAATCATATGACTTTAATTTAGCCGCAGCATCATTATCTCCCCACCAGAGAGAGGGAGAAACTACTCCCAATTTACCGAAAAGATCTGGCCTTCTTAAACCCATATTGAAAGTAACTAAACCACCCATCGAAGACCCCATTAAAGCAGTATTTTTAGAACCTTTTTTCACTCTATACTTTCTTTCTATAAATGGCATCAATTCTTTAATGAAAAATCTTTCGTATTTGATACCTCTACTCTTAATCTCTTTTCCCTGAAAAAAACCATCCTGATGAGCATATTCACTTAGTCTTTCCTCACCCATATTATCTACAGCAACTATTATTATTTCTTCTATCATTTTTTCTTTAATTAAAGAATCTGCTGTATGATGTAAATTCCAGGATTGTCCCGAATAAGATTCTAAAGCATCAAAAACATTTTGTCCGTCATGCACATATAAAACTGGATAATATTTATCAGGTTGAGCCGAATAAGAAGGAGGCAGATAAATCCGAATATTTCTTTTGTTGTTCATAATTTTAGATTCAAAGTTTTTAATAATTTTTATATTAATCTTATCTTTTAACATTAAAAAAGCTCCTCGTTAATAAATTGTATTATATCAAATTAATATTTAAAACTAGAAAAAATAAAGGAGATAGCTAATTATTAACTAATTATATATATGAAAGCAGGTGTATATTTTGTCACACAAAACAGCTAAATCAGCATATAAAAATCTAGAAGAAAGACTAAATCAATTTCCACAGGGTGCACCACCTTCTGAAACCCTTTATAAAATTTTATCTACACTTTTTAGTGAAAAAGAAGCAAAAATAGTAGCTAAACTGCCGATAAAACCATTTACAGTAAAAAAAGCAGCTAAAATTTTAAAAATGGATCCAGTTAAAACAGAAAACATTCTGGATGAACTTGCAGAAAGAGCAATACTACTTGATTCTAGGGATCAGGGGGTTAAAAAGTATATATTACCACCACCAATGGCGGGTTTTTTCGAATTCTCGATGATGAGAACCCGTAGTGATATTAATCAAAAACTCCTGGCAGAATTATATTATCAATATTTAAATGTTGAAGAAGATTTTATTAAAGATCTATTTTTAGCCAGTGAAACCAAACTAGGACGAGTCTATGTAAATGAAGAAGTACTTTCAAAAGACAATATGGTTCATATTTTAGATTTTGAAAAGGCAAGCCATATCATAGAAAGTTCTGAACATATAGGAATCAGTACCTGTTACTGCAGACATAAAATGCATCACCTTGATCAGGCCTGTGATGCCCCACTTGATATTTGTATGACCTTTAATAATACAGCTGATTCTCTAATCAGACATGATCATGCACGTAGAGTTGATAGCTCAGAATGTTTAGAACTGCTTCATCAGGCTTATGAACACGGTCTCGTACAGTGTGGGGAAAATGTACGTGAAAGTCCAACCTTTATCTGCAACTGCTGTGGCTGCTGCTGTGAAGCACTTTTGGCAGCAAAAAAATTCGGTAATTTACATCCGGTCCAGACAACTAATTATCTGCCACAACTTAATTATGAAAGCTGTATTGACTGCGGTAATTGTATTGAAGCCTGTCCGATCGATGCAATCTCCAGAGATGATGAAAAAATAGTAATCAATGAGGATATCTGTCTTGGCTGTGGTGTTTGTGTTAGGTCCTGTCCAAATCATTCGCTCAGTCTTAAAAGACGAGAAGAAGAAATTATAACTCCAGTTAATTCAGTCCACAGAACAGTTCTAATGGCAATTGAAAGAGGTAAATTAGCAAATCTTATTTTTGAGAATCAGGCTTTTGGCAGTCACAGGGCAATGGCAGCTGTATTTTCAGCTATTTTAAAATTACCTCCTATCAAACAATTAATGGCCAGCAAACAGCTAAAATCTAGATATCTGGAAAAAATAATAAAAAAGTTAGCTTAACATCTGTAATTGTAATTCTTATGTAATTATAATTAATGTTAATCTAAATAATTTTATCTAAATAATTTTATCTAAATAATTTTGTCTAATTAATTTCTATCTGTTAATCTTCAATTAAGAAAAGCCGGGGGATTCCCGGCTTTATTTTTTTGATTATTTATCAGATAATATTTCTTTCTTTTAAAAGCTCTAAAAAATAGGGCATCTGTTCTCTCCACCAGGGCCAGTCATGATCCACATTATAACCCCAGTAATCAAACCAGGCCGGTATGTTTTTTTCGGCAAGAATAGTATCTAAAAGTCTGGTATCTCTTAAAGTATCTTCTTCCCATCTTCCCTGACCGGCACAGATTATTAAGTCATTACTTCGATAATGATTAATATACCATTCATCTTCCAGTTCTTTTAAATAATCTACTGGAGAATTCAAATAAATTTCTTGGTCCATATAGCCTCCAGTAAAAAATCGGCCATCATAAATACCACTTAAAGCTATAGCTGTATCAATAGCGTCTGGATGACGGAAATAAAAGTTAACTGCATGATAGGCACCCATACTGCATCCCGAACTAATTATACCCCCCTGCCAGTTGGAGTGATATTTAATCAATGGCAGCAGCTCATCAATTATATATTTATCATAGTTATTATGGACTACTGCTTTATCATGTGGATGCATCTCATGGTTTAA
This genomic window contains:
- a CDS encoding CoA-binding protein — its product is MSLKNETMKLKNWAVVGATTKKNRFGYKIVKKLKQNDYNVFPVNPKFEEVADLKCYPDLSSIENDIDVVDMVVNPKSGIKVMEEISKLGIKYVWLQPGTRSQEIRDFAAENNIELIEDCIYASL
- a CDS encoding esterase family protein, which codes for MKIEYRSFYSSILNREMPFKIYGHAGKPMLVFPSSGGSFHEYEDFGMIDSIWPYIENGQITVYTVSSVDNESWLNHEMHPHDKAVVHNNYDKYIIDELLPLIKYHSNWQGGIISSGCSMGAYHAVNFYFRHPDAIDTAIALSGIYDGRFFTGGYMDQEIYLNSPVDYLKELEDEWYINHYRSNDLIICAGQGRWEEDTLRDTRLLDTILAEKNIPAWFDYWGYNVDHDWPWWREQMPYFLELLKERNII
- a CDS encoding alpha/beta hydrolase, with protein sequence MLKDKINIKIIKNFESKIMNNKRNIRIYLPPSYSAQPDKYYPVLYVHDGQNVFDALESYSGQSWNLHHTADSLIKEKMIEEIIIVAVDNMGEERLSEYAHQDGFFQGKEIKSRGIKYERFFIKELMPFIERKYRVKKGSKNTALMGSSMGGLVTFNMGLRRPDLFGKLGVVSPSLWWGDNDAAAKLKSYDYPGLKSKIWLDTGDAEGRFMSFTEDVIAEIKNIKNNYDLDLVYYQAPDAVHSESAWAKRVHSPLLYFFGEIGEIETVELIGREEISLNGPQIRLNPVLTFDSSFKITALEGEYKSLKPELLKINNYGTLIPKQTGIAKIEFNVWGYSAFKNIKIVEKLSS
- a CDS encoding 4Fe-4S dicluster domain-containing protein, with product MSHKTAKSAYKNLEERLNQFPQGAPPSETLYKILSTLFSEKEAKIVAKLPIKPFTVKKAAKILKMDPVKTENILDELAERAILLDSRDQGVKKYILPPPMAGFFEFSMMRTRSDINQKLLAELYYQYLNVEEDFIKDLFLASETKLGRVYVNEEVLSKDNMVHILDFEKASHIIESSEHIGISTCYCRHKMHHLDQACDAPLDICMTFNNTADSLIRHDHARRVDSSECLELLHQAYEHGLVQCGENVRESPTFICNCCGCCCEALLAAKKFGNLHPVQTTNYLPQLNYESCIDCGNCIEACPIDAISRDDEKIVINEDICLGCGVCVRSCPNHSLSLKRREEEIITPVNSVHRTVLMAIERGKLANLIFENQAFGSHRAMAAVFSAILKLPPIKQLMASKQLKSRYLEKIIKKLA
- a CDS encoding fasciclin domain-containing protein — protein: MKKSIFKSKVSIVISVILVLAFLISLSPVILADGHLKGGPDVLDVALEADDFNTLVTAVIEADLVAALKGDGPFTVFAPTDAAFAALPDGVLESLLNNKDQLANVLLYHVVSGKVMAKDVVGMDGAMVDTLLGEKIVINIKNGMVYINDAQVTVTDIEASNGVIHVIDTVLVP